A window of the Carassius gibelio isolate Cgi1373 ecotype wild population from Czech Republic chromosome B16, carGib1.2-hapl.c, whole genome shotgun sequence genome harbors these coding sequences:
- the tmem238a gene encoding transmembrane protein 238a isoform X1, whose protein sequence is MRSCVNEYHFSHKRRACTMPTADRVGLTHCKFVLVLAVLLDLLGVSALLIGVFVPLEVGGRDFGDLLLYSGALLVLLSMGGWVMWYSGNIEGLKSGTELTHKRNAVERIARTLSRRIRKPHRGRSTP, encoded by the coding sequence AAGGGCGTGCACCATGCCTACAGCTGACCGTGTTGGACTGACCCACTGTAAGTTTGTCCTGGTATTGGCAGTCCTCCTGGATCTTCTCGGGGTGTCTGCTCTTCTGATCGGTGTGTTCGTGCCGCTTGAGGTCGGGGGTCGCGACTTTGGGGATCTGTTGTTGTATTCGGGAGCTCTGCTGGTGTTGTTGTCTATGGGGGGCTGGGTGATGTGGTACAGTGGGAATATTGAGGGTTTGAAATCAGGAACTGAGCTGACACACAAACGCAACGCCGTGGAGCGGATCGCTCGCACCCTGAGCCGCCGCATACGGAAGCCCCACCGCGGCCGCAGCACGCCCTGA